A window of Xylanibacillus composti contains these coding sequences:
- a CDS encoding nucleotide sugar dehydrogenase produces the protein MDAYTNLKYKFLNKIADIGVIGLGYVGLPLCMEMVKGGFMVYGIDLDSRKVEALQKGESYIQDVPSMEIASAIQSGRFVPTDDYHTVQKLDAICICVPTPLSDNQDPDTSYIKSAVREIKKNLKRGALIILESTTYPGTTEELIQRELEKHGLTAGRDFFLCFSPERVDPGNASYNTYNTPKVIGGTTEACKSLGVTLYSHVVKQVVPVSSPKVAEMSKLLENTFRSINIAFINEMAMMCDKMGIDVWEVIQAASTKPFGFMPFHPGPGIGGHCIPLDPMYLSWKAKEFRFYSKFIELAQSINDTMPEYVRNKASQVLNMYAKSIRNSKILILGMAYKPDIDDLRESPGLELYELLRESGAYVDYYDPYAGSFQDEQGSTVRSVDYDLSAFSQYDCMVLITNHRCFHIRELADLGVPIIDTRNAFADMQVDNVYKLGAGIQGREVKLAVGV, from the coding sequence ATGGATGCGTACACCAATTTGAAATACAAGTTTCTGAACAAGATTGCCGACATTGGGGTGATCGGACTCGGCTATGTGGGATTGCCTCTTTGCATGGAGATGGTGAAGGGAGGATTTATGGTATACGGCATTGATCTGGATTCCCGCAAGGTGGAGGCGCTCCAAAAGGGCGAGTCGTATATCCAAGACGTTCCGAGCATGGAGATAGCCAGCGCGATTCAGTCAGGCCGGTTTGTGCCGACCGACGATTACCATACAGTTCAGAAGCTGGATGCGATCTGCATCTGCGTGCCGACGCCGCTGAGCGATAATCAGGATCCCGATACTTCCTATATCAAGAGCGCGGTCCGTGAGATTAAGAAGAACCTGAAGCGAGGGGCATTGATCATTCTCGAAAGCACAACGTATCCGGGCACTACGGAGGAATTGATTCAGCGCGAGCTGGAGAAGCATGGACTGACAGCGGGTCGGGACTTCTTCCTTTGCTTCTCTCCGGAGCGTGTCGATCCGGGCAACGCGAGCTATAACACCTATAATACGCCGAAGGTTATCGGCGGCACGACCGAAGCGTGCAAGAGCCTTGGCGTTACCCTATACAGTCATGTGGTGAAGCAGGTCGTTCCCGTATCTTCGCCGAAGGTGGCGGAGATGTCCAAGCTTCTGGAAAATACGTTCCGCAGCATCAACATTGCGTTCATTAATGAAATGGCCATGATGTGCGACAAAATGGGCATCGACGTCTGGGAGGTCATTCAAGCGGCATCGACCAAGCCGTTCGGATTTATGCCGTTCCACCCGGGACCGGGGATCGGCGGCCACTGCATACCGCTTGACCCGATGTACCTGTCGTGGAAGGCGAAGGAATTCCGCTTCTACAGCAAATTTATCGAGCTGGCCCAATCGATCAACGACACGATGCCGGAGTACGTTCGCAATAAAGCTTCGCAGGTGCTCAATATGTACGCGAAGTCCATCCGCAATTCCAAGATACTCATCCTTGGGATGGCGTATAAGCCGGATATCGACGATCTCCGCGAGTCGCCGGGGCTGGAGCTGTACGAGCTTCTGCGGGAGAGCGGCGCCTACGTGGATTATTACGACCCGTATGCCGGCTCCTTCCAGGATGAGCAAGGAAGCACGGTTCGTTCCGTGGACTATGATTTGTCCGCATTCTCCCAATATGATTGCATGGTGCTCATTACGAATCACCGCTGCTTCCATATTCGCGAGCTGGCCGATCTGGGCGTGCCGATCATCGACACACGCAATGCCTTTGCAGATATGCAGGTGGACAATGTTTACAAACTGGGTGCCGGCATACAAGGCAGAGAAGTGAAACTCGCGGTAGGGGTCTAG
- the glmS gene encoding glutamine--fructose-6-phosphate transaminase (isomerizing) gives MCGIVGYIGNRDAQPILLNGLSKLEYRGYDSAGVAVLEQDRIKISKVEGRLANLSGRLDHRPLKGSAGIGHTRWATHGKPSDANSHPHADMSGKFTVVHNGIVENYMALKKELERKGIVFTSETDTEVIAHLLAEQYQGDLVAAVRAVIRKLQGAYSLGVMTEHEPDKLVAVRQSSPLVVGAGQGENFLASDIAALLEHTRYVHILDDGDVAVMTPERISIIKAETGEPVNRKPVRIDWHADQVEKGQFEHFMLKEIHEQPLTLRNTMLGRINDRDEVSFPELAPAAGAFKDVEKIFIVACGTAYHAGLVGGAMIEKLTRIPVQCDIASEFRYRDPIITDRTLVVVVSQSGETADTLAALHESRRRGAKVLAITNVPTSSIARDADFVIPTMAGPEIAVASTKAYTTQLLAFCLFSIYLAQEKRTLGQKLHAELVQGLKALPVQVEKVLENANEVKLFAESIKDADSLFFIGRGLDYAVALEGSLKLKEISYIHSEAYAAGELKHGTLALIEKDTPVIALVTHMELYEKTVSNIKEVKARGARVMGITVEGNVELLNAADEICFIPPSLQLLAPILAVVPLQLIAYYASLALGNDIDKPRNLAKSVTVE, from the coding sequence ATGTGCGGCATTGTAGGATATATCGGAAACAGGGATGCGCAGCCGATTCTGCTGAACGGATTGAGCAAGCTGGAATACAGAGGATATGACTCCGCCGGGGTAGCCGTGCTGGAGCAAGATCGGATCAAGATAAGCAAGGTAGAGGGACGCCTGGCCAACTTGTCTGGGCGGCTGGACCATCGCCCGTTGAAGGGCTCGGCCGGCATCGGTCATACGCGCTGGGCCACCCATGGCAAGCCGTCGGATGCGAACTCGCATCCGCATGCGGACATGTCGGGGAAATTCACGGTCGTGCATAACGGCATCGTAGAAAACTATATGGCGCTCAAGAAGGAGCTAGAGCGGAAAGGGATCGTCTTTACTTCCGAGACGGACACCGAGGTCATCGCGCATTTGCTGGCCGAGCAGTATCAAGGCGATCTCGTCGCCGCCGTGCGCGCGGTGATCCGGAAATTGCAGGGAGCCTACTCGCTCGGCGTCATGACGGAGCACGAGCCGGACAAGCTTGTCGCGGTCAGGCAGTCCAGCCCGCTCGTCGTTGGCGCAGGGCAAGGGGAAAACTTTCTTGCCTCAGACATCGCCGCATTGCTGGAGCATACCCGCTACGTGCATATTCTCGATGACGGAGATGTAGCGGTCATGACCCCGGAGCGCATCTCGATCATCAAAGCCGAAACAGGGGAGCCGGTGAACCGCAAGCCGGTGCGAATTGACTGGCATGCCGACCAGGTGGAGAAGGGCCAGTTCGAGCACTTCATGCTGAAGGAAATTCATGAGCAGCCGTTAACGCTTCGAAATACGATGCTGGGACGCATCAATGACCGGGATGAAGTGAGCTTTCCGGAATTAGCGCCTGCGGCAGGCGCGTTCAAGGACGTGGAGAAAATCTTCATCGTCGCCTGCGGCACCGCTTATCATGCCGGACTCGTGGGCGGCGCGATGATTGAGAAGTTAACGCGCATTCCGGTTCAATGCGACATCGCATCGGAGTTCAGGTACCGCGACCCGATCATCACCGATCGAACGCTGGTCGTGGTCGTCAGCCAATCGGGTGAAACGGCGGATACGCTTGCGGCTCTGCACGAAAGCAGAAGACGCGGCGCCAAAGTGCTGGCCATTACCAACGTGCCGACCAGCTCCATTGCGCGGGATGCGGACTTCGTCATTCCGACGATGGCTGGGCCGGAAATTGCAGTGGCATCGACCAAAGCCTATACGACCCAGCTGCTTGCATTCTGCTTATTCAGCATTTACCTGGCTCAGGAAAAGCGGACGCTGGGCCAAAAGCTTCATGCAGAGCTGGTGCAAGGCTTAAAGGCCCTTCCCGTTCAAGTAGAGAAGGTGCTGGAGAACGCCAATGAGGTGAAGCTGTTTGCCGAATCGATCAAGGATGCGGACAGCCTGTTCTTTATCGGCAGGGGACTGGACTATGCCGTTGCGCTGGAGGGCTCTCTCAAGTTGAAGGAAATTTCCTATATCCACTCGGAAGCCTATGCGGCTGGAGAGCTGAAGCACGGCACGCTGGCTCTGATTGAGAAGGATACGCCGGTAATCGCACTGGTCACGCATATGGAGCTGTACGAGAAAACGGTCAGCAATATTAAAGAGGTCAAGGCTCGCGGGGCCCGCGTCATGGGGATAACGGTCGAGGGCAATGTGGAGCTGCTTAATGCGGCGGACGAAATCTGCTTTATTCCGCCATCGCTTCAGCTTCTGGCGCCGATCCTGGCGGTAGTGCCGCTGCAGTTGATCGCGTATTATGCCTCTTTGGCCCTGGGGAACGACATTGACAAACCCCGCAATCTGGCCAAAAGCGTTACGGTGGAATAA
- a CDS encoding NTP transferase domain-containing protein, with translation METYAVLLAAGKGTRMKSELPKVLHPVGGTPMVGHLVNKLEGMSVSRIVVVVGHQGELVKEYLGPRVHYAEQVQQLGTAHAVLQSKRLLGGRSGSTLVLTGDTPLIRQATIERLLAVQRASRCAGVVLTAIVDNPTGYGRIVRDRFSGEVIDIVEEKDATPEQKRIAEINTGMFCFDNESLFRALPGIANDNAQQEFYLTDIVKVMREMGISGGAGTLEAVVLGDANEAIGINTPEQLAQANRVFHAQTERVPH, from the coding sequence ATGGAAACTTACGCTGTACTGTTAGCTGCGGGCAAGGGTACACGGATGAAGTCCGAACTGCCCAAAGTGCTACATCCTGTCGGCGGCACACCGATGGTCGGGCATCTGGTCAACAAGCTGGAGGGCATGTCGGTCAGCCGGATCGTGGTTGTGGTCGGGCATCAAGGGGAACTCGTGAAGGAATATCTGGGCCCGAGGGTGCACTATGCCGAGCAGGTCCAACAGCTCGGAACGGCCCATGCCGTTCTTCAGAGCAAGCGTCTGCTCGGAGGCCGGTCCGGCTCTACGCTGGTGCTTACGGGCGATACCCCCCTCATCAGGCAGGCGACAATCGAGCGGCTGCTTGCCGTTCAGAGGGCAAGCCGATGCGCCGGTGTGGTCTTGACGGCGATTGTCGATAATCCGACCGGATACGGGAGAATCGTTCGCGACCGCTTTAGCGGCGAGGTTATCGACATCGTGGAAGAGAAGGACGCGACCCCTGAGCAGAAACGGATTGCCGAGATCAACACGGGAATGTTCTGCTTCGACAATGAAAGCTTGTTCCGCGCGCTCCCTGGGATTGCCAATGACAATGCCCAGCAGGAGTTCTACTTGACCGATATTGTGAAGGTCATGAGAGAGATGGGGATTTCCGGAGGAGCGGGGACGTTGGAAGCGGTTGTTCTTGGCGATGCGAATGAGGCAATCGGCATCAATACTCCCGAACAATTGGCACAGGCGAATCGGGTCTTCCATGCACAGACGGAGCGTGTTCCCCATTAA
- a CDS encoding copper amine oxidase N-terminal domain-containing protein, with amino-acid sequence MMAGFVMILVLGSVPLWIVSSLDVPPEVKVNGEKLDFADVLPYIDKQTGRTLVPAREIAEKLGAEVSWNRVSKQGTIHNQQTAVQFTVGEQVVSVNGKEMELDAPVAVKNGRTMVPLGLVGESLGADVRWIEDRRLVLVTSSDKAQRATWIWDSAIIERERDRLLQFAAEQKLTAIYIRYDTNAADREAYRAFIRSANDLGIQVEALAGASDWIYEQNQSHIKRFIAAVAEYNSSVDAKERFQGYHFDIEPYTLDDWHTRQTWVLERWMETIRFIETEVRSTDPGMTIFLDIPFWIGGYSVPGTSYPFSAWLLEKADGVVIMAYRNTASGSNGIMAIAKPIILEASTLQKSVIVAVDTLPSKEGDHTTFHAVQATDMEAELQVVMEQLSPYPSYAGVAVHDYARWTELWRSHP; translated from the coding sequence ATGATGGCGGGGTTTGTCATGATCCTGGTTTTGGGGAGTGTCCCCTTGTGGATCGTGAGCTCTCTTGATGTCCCTCCCGAGGTGAAGGTGAACGGCGAGAAGCTGGATTTTGCGGATGTACTGCCATATATCGATAAACAGACGGGCAGAACGCTGGTGCCGGCAAGAGAGATAGCCGAGAAATTGGGAGCCGAGGTGAGCTGGAACCGCGTGTCGAAGCAGGGGACTATTCACAATCAGCAGACCGCTGTGCAATTCACAGTCGGGGAACAGGTTGTCTCCGTCAACGGCAAGGAAATGGAGCTGGACGCGCCGGTAGCCGTCAAAAATGGCCGGACAATGGTTCCGCTGGGGCTTGTAGGCGAAAGCCTCGGAGCCGATGTCCGCTGGATAGAGGACCGTCGCCTGGTGCTTGTTACCTCGTCGGACAAGGCGCAAAGGGCTACCTGGATATGGGACAGCGCGATAATAGAGCGCGAGCGCGACCGCTTGCTCCAGTTCGCAGCAGAGCAAAAGCTGACCGCTATCTATATTCGCTATGATACGAATGCCGCTGATCGGGAGGCATACCGGGCGTTTATCCGAAGCGCCAATGATCTGGGCATCCAGGTAGAAGCGCTGGCTGGCGCGTCTGATTGGATATACGAACAAAATCAAAGCCATATCAAGCGATTTATTGCCGCGGTTGCCGAGTATAACAGCTCGGTGGATGCGAAGGAGCGTTTCCAGGGATATCACTTTGATATTGAACCGTACACGCTCGACGATTGGCACACCCGGCAGACCTGGGTGCTCGAACGTTGGATGGAGACGATCCGCTTCATTGAAACAGAAGTGAGAAGCACCGATCCCGGCATGACGATATTTTTGGACATTCCCTTCTGGATAGGCGGCTACTCTGTTCCGGGAACGAGCTACCCCTTCAGCGCATGGCTGCTGGAGAAGGCGGACGGTGTCGTCATTATGGCTTATCGCAATACCGCCTCGGGCAGCAACGGTATTATGGCCATAGCCAAACCGATCATCCTGGAAGCATCGACCCTCCAGAAGTCCGTTATCGTTGCAGTGGACACGCTGCCCAGCAAGGAAGGCGACCATACCACCTTTCATGCGGTTCAAGCAACGGACATGGAGGCGGAATTGCAAGTGGTCATGGAACAGCTCTCCCCTTACCCCAGTTATGCCGGAGTCGCTGTCCATGATTATGCTAGATGGACCGAATTATGGAGATCACATCCCTGA
- a CDS encoding response regulator transcription factor, which translates to MPWKVLIADDDPNVREIIRLYFRQQQIELVEAPDGASALSMLAEAKPDIVILDVMMPGLDGFETCREIMKRCEIPVIMLTAKNDEIDRVLGLELGADDYMTKPFSPRELVARIKAIFRRMQKGQAAIEADSPAQYEFDDLVIHVPRREVNVGSEKIDLRPKEFELLAFFAKSPGSVFTREQLLQQVWGYEFSGDMRTVDVHVKKLREKLSPCPHACIHTVWGVGYKFEVEACT; encoded by the coding sequence ATGCCCTGGAAAGTATTGATTGCGGACGATGATCCGAATGTGAGGGAAATAATCCGGCTCTATTTCCGTCAGCAGCAGATAGAGCTGGTAGAGGCTCCGGACGGAGCCTCGGCTTTGTCGATGCTGGCAGAAGCAAAGCCTGATATCGTCATATTGGATGTGATGATGCCCGGGCTTGACGGGTTTGAAACATGCCGGGAGATTATGAAGCGTTGCGAGATCCCAGTCATTATGCTGACAGCGAAGAACGACGAGATTGACCGGGTGCTCGGCCTTGAACTCGGAGCGGACGATTATATGACCAAGCCCTTCAGCCCGAGGGAGCTCGTGGCGCGCATTAAGGCGATCTTCCGCCGAATGCAGAAAGGCCAGGCTGCCATCGAGGCTGACTCGCCCGCCCAATATGAATTTGATGATTTGGTCATTCATGTGCCCCGCCGGGAGGTCAACGTGGGGAGCGAAAAGATTGATCTGCGGCCCAAGGAGTTTGAGCTTCTTGCGTTCTTTGCCAAGTCTCCGGGCAGCGTATTTACGAGAGAACAGCTGCTGCAGCAGGTTTGGGGATATGAATTTTCAGGCGATATGAGGACAGTGGACGTGCATGTCAAGAAACTTCGCGAAAAGCTGAGCCCTTGTCCCCATGCGTGCATTCATACTGTCTGGGGAGTGGGCTATAAATTCGAGGTAGAAGCATGTACTTGA
- a CDS encoding sensor histidine kinase — MYLNPNTSIFRKILISSIVTVLLGLCAVGLVISFYAKTYIVDSKSNEMIRQAKRVNLSIQNQPIPNESFKDLLLFFDQAYDKRIWIFDAEGNIVVTSSKDEVNAGKVVSEEVVSQVIRGEAAIWNQTEGLEEAMLSVAVPWGKDNNVYGGIVLHSPLKGMDETTAQLRETILWVTLFGIFFSFAVSSYLSWSITRPIKQIDKAAAKIAVGDYSDRIRINSKDEIGELATTINHMMEQLERIDQDKKKLNQLRHDFLANVSHELRTPLTAMLGFLEALQDGLIEEGARGKYYEIMYNETLHMNRLVDDITDLMKLENKEIHLVFMSVDVQEILSKLAFKFRPEAEARGTVIHCVMDEESPQAYADPDRLEQILNNLIKNAVKFTENGTIELRAMAVPSEECVLITVTDTGIGISPEDQGLIWERFFKVERGRPFQHKNSTGLGLAIVRELVELHNGSVRVRSELGKGSTFEVRIPLVQSAAANKQA, encoded by the coding sequence ATGTACTTGAATCCGAATACAAGCATATTCCGCAAAATCCTGATCAGCTCCATCGTTACGGTGCTGCTGGGGCTTTGCGCGGTCGGACTCGTCATTTCTTTTTACGCCAAAACCTACATCGTCGATTCCAAAAGCAATGAGATGATCCGGCAGGCCAAGCGGGTCAATCTCTCGATCCAAAACCAACCGATTCCGAACGAAAGCTTCAAGGACCTGCTGCTGTTTTTTGACCAAGCCTATGACAAGCGCATTTGGATTTTTGATGCGGAGGGGAATATTGTGGTCACCTCCTCCAAGGATGAGGTGAACGCGGGCAAGGTTGTCAGCGAAGAGGTGGTCAGCCAGGTCATCCGCGGCGAAGCTGCGATATGGAATCAAACGGAGGGGCTGGAAGAAGCCATGCTTTCCGTTGCGGTTCCGTGGGGGAAGGACAACAACGTCTATGGCGGCATCGTTCTGCATTCTCCGCTGAAAGGCATGGATGAAACTACAGCTCAGCTTAGAGAAACGATCCTTTGGGTTACCCTGTTCGGCATCTTCTTTTCCTTTGCGGTGTCGTCTTATTTATCCTGGTCGATCACCAGACCGATCAAGCAGATTGACAAGGCGGCGGCCAAGATTGCAGTCGGCGATTACAGCGATAGAATTCGGATAAACTCCAAGGATGAAATCGGAGAGCTGGCGACGACGATCAACCACATGATGGAGCAGCTGGAGCGCATCGATCAGGATAAGAAGAAGCTGAATCAGCTGCGGCATGATTTTTTGGCCAATGTGTCTCATGAGCTGCGCACGCCTCTTACTGCGATGCTTGGCTTTTTGGAGGCTTTGCAGGACGGCTTGATCGAAGAGGGAGCCAGGGGCAAATACTATGAGATCATGTATAATGAGACCCTTCATATGAATCGGCTGGTTGACGATATTACGGACCTGATGAAGCTGGAGAACAAAGAAATCCATCTGGTGTTCATGTCGGTCGACGTGCAGGAAATTTTGTCCAAGCTCGCTTTCAAATTCCGGCCGGAAGCTGAGGCCCGGGGGACGGTTATCCATTGCGTCATGGATGAGGAATCGCCGCAGGCTTATGCCGATCCGGACCGGTTGGAGCAAATCTTGAACAATCTGATCAAGAATGCGGTCAAATTTACCGAGAACGGTACAATAGAGCTGAGGGCGATGGCGGTGCCGTCGGAAGAGTGCGTCCTGATCACCGTAACCGATACGGGAATCGGGATATCGCCGGAGGATCAGGGGCTGATCTGGGAGCGGTTCTTCAAGGTGGAAAGAGGCAGACCGTTCCAGCACAAAAACTCCACCGGCCTCGGGCTGGCCATCGTCAGGGAGCTTGTCGAGCTCCATAACGGAAGCGTGCGCGTTCGAAGCGAGCTTGGAAAAGGAAGCACCTTCGAGGTGAGGATTCCGCTTGTCCAATCTGCCGCTGCGAACAAGCAAGCGTGA
- a CDS encoding patatin-like phospholipase family protein: MTVGLVLSGGGARGDFQVGAVRYLYERNIRPAIIAGTSVGAINAIKLTEGEGNGSDATRGLRGLIGIWRELKTSEDMWREEQWLGTIQNSEILKFLNASAGHQLGTVGLGVAKLALGPIGWAWVAYDLAKVVSSIEELERELGKVVNGQARSLYNLNPILEKLNDPAKLDLNKVRQSGIQMRLGVVGLESGALRYVTESGNLLERGSAAYVQSGPMLAPECAPIATKIRELELAKSNLQAQLRTAATGDKAALVEQIRDLNNQITHQNGLLASCSLNHPPRTSPLSVSLVQGTLASASIPLAFPPVKLGGENYVDGGVREIIPIQAAIEAGATEIYAVLASDSSMDPARSAIGGHLLPSFDPGVANVGDIINRATSDIMANEIVLNEVEPHNGWSPGVNVTIIQPDNDIHDIMTIDPGLIDIRMAHGYMRADDTYQARQADAARYRQLAEQYSRDRHTILIYETRHAIWKLEYAANGYQLKYDSNGRPIHPAPRMEASLQAMREVRSLKNLLRDLVRERQQKGGYVPSEAESWWTTWERHPWTPDRDLWLPSGPVAEGNDMQPGEVLAFDRGLHSPNGAYSLVYQADGNLVLYKISRIITGNAPQCQPIATEIEHLQISLRNLQAQLATAGPREKPELLAQIREVNNQINEKKSALSACHATYPPPTTVQRQAVWATGTGAPAGVCIMQRDGNLAIYDEGSRLRWSSNMGGNPGSRLVVQDDGKIVIYRPDGRAVWTKQG, translated from the coding sequence ATGACAGTTGGATTGGTGTTGAGCGGAGGCGGGGCGCGCGGGGATTTCCAAGTAGGAGCGGTACGCTATCTCTATGAGCGGAACATCCGTCCCGCAATTATTGCAGGCACGTCAGTTGGCGCCATTAATGCCATCAAGCTGACGGAGGGCGAGGGCAACGGCAGTGACGCCACAAGGGGACTGCGCGGTCTCATTGGCATCTGGCGCGAATTGAAAACAAGCGAGGATATGTGGAGAGAAGAACAGTGGCTGGGCACGATTCAGAACTCAGAAATTCTGAAATTTCTGAATGCTTCTGCCGGACATCAGCTCGGTACAGTCGGATTGGGGGTCGCGAAGCTGGCGCTCGGTCCTATAGGCTGGGCCTGGGTTGCTTATGATTTGGCAAAAGTGGTCAGCAGCATTGAGGAGCTGGAGAGGGAGCTTGGCAAGGTGGTGAATGGGCAAGCGCGTTCCCTTTATAATTTGAACCCGATTCTGGAGAAATTGAACGATCCGGCCAAGCTCGATCTCAACAAAGTCAGGCAGAGCGGCATCCAAATGCGCCTTGGCGTGGTCGGGCTGGAAAGCGGCGCCCTGCGCTACGTCACGGAAAGCGGCAATCTGTTGGAGAGGGGCAGCGCCGCTTACGTTCAGTCGGGGCCGATGCTGGCGCCGGAATGCGCTCCAATCGCAACAAAGATCAGGGAGCTGGAGCTGGCCAAATCCAACCTCCAAGCCCAGCTGCGCACGGCAGCAACGGGCGACAAGGCCGCCCTTGTCGAGCAAATCCGTGATCTAAACAATCAAATCACGCACCAGAACGGCCTGCTTGCGAGCTGCAGCTTGAATCATCCTCCGCGCACCTCGCCTCTGAGCGTCAGCCTGGTGCAGGGTACGCTGGCCTCAGCCTCGATTCCGCTGGCGTTCCCTCCTGTCAAGCTCGGCGGCGAAAACTATGTAGATGGCGGAGTCAGGGAAATTATCCCGATTCAAGCAGCTATTGAAGCGGGAGCTACCGAAATCTATGCCGTGTTGGCGTCCGACAGCAGCATGGACCCGGCCCGCAGCGCAATTGGCGGCCATCTTCTGCCGTCGTTCGACCCGGGCGTCGCCAACGTCGGCGATATCATTAACCGCGCAACAAGCGATATCATGGCCAATGAAATTGTGTTGAATGAGGTGGAGCCGCATAATGGCTGGAGCCCTGGCGTTAACGTAACGATTATTCAGCCCGACAATGATATCCACGATATTATGACGATCGATCCCGGACTTATCGATATTCGAATGGCGCACGGATACATGCGGGCGGATGATACGTATCAGGCGAGGCAAGCCGATGCAGCCCGTTACCGGCAGCTTGCCGAGCAATATTCCCGCGACCGGCATACGATTCTGATCTACGAGACGAGGCATGCGATCTGGAAGCTGGAGTATGCGGCCAATGGCTATCAATTAAAGTACGACAGCAACGGAAGGCCGATTCATCCGGCGCCGCGCATGGAAGCCAGCTTGCAGGCCATGAGAGAAGTGCGGTCACTCAAAAATTTGCTGCGGGATCTCGTGCGAGAGCGCCAGCAAAAAGGGGGATATGTCCCCTCGGAGGCGGAGAGCTGGTGGACGACGTGGGAGCGCCATCCGTGGACGCCTGATCGCGACTTGTGGCTCCCTTCCGGACCTGTGGCGGAGGGCAACGATATGCAGCCGGGAGAGGTGCTGGCATTCGATCGCGGGCTGCACTCGCCGAATGGCGCCTATTCCTTGGTATACCAAGCGGACGGCAATCTTGTGCTCTACAAAATCAGTCGGATCATAACCGGGAACGCCCCGCAATGCCAGCCTATCGCTACAGAAATCGAACATTTGCAAATTAGCCTGAGAAATTTGCAAGCGCAATTAGCCACGGCGGGTCCGAGAGAAAAACCCGAGCTGTTGGCCCAGATTCGTGAAGTGAATAACCAGATCAATGAGAAGAAGAGTGCGTTAAGCGCTTGTCATGCGACATACCCGCCTCCAACGACCGTTCAGAGGCAAGCGGTGTGGGCCACGGGAACGGGAGCTCCGGCCGGCGTATGCATCATGCAAAGGGACGGCAACCTCGCCATCTACGATGAGGGAAGCCGACTGCGCTGGTCCTCCAACATGGGCGGAAATCCGGGCAGCCGTCTGGTTGTGCAGGATGACGGCAAGATTGTGATTTATCGTCCTGACGGAAGAGCGGTGTGGACGAAGCAGGGGTAG